From the genome of Astyanax mexicanus isolate ESR-SI-001 chromosome 3, AstMex3_surface, whole genome shotgun sequence:
CACTTTTGTCTGCTCACAGAATATTTTCTGAAGTCCTGTGGATCATCAAGATGGTCTCATGTAAATATGAGATgggtctttgtgttctttttcgtcagcagtggttttcaccTTCAAAccctcccatggagaccatttcaACCACTatctttcttatttttaaataattaacactgaccttaactgaggtaggtgtggcctgcagttctttagatcaTGCTGATCgcatgtgttttttaatttcttctattaaaaaacatgtttttttatttaagtgatttcttcattctacaggtctggtagtaatcaggtctggttgtggatAGCAGTGAAACTGAAGTAACTTaacaaattaaatcatcatttaaatacTGCTCGTGTTTTCTTTgtatgatattaaagtttgtttgataattggtgaaatgtaagtatgacaaaaagcaacaacaaaaagaaaatctctattatttttttttacacctgaatGGTGTAAAGTAATTTACCTCAGCATGCATGTACATGAACCAAATGGACAAAAATAAGCAGAAGGCAAGTTTCAAATTTGGAATTTAAATTTATTGAAGAAAATCCATTTAGCCTTACAAACAcggaattaataaaaaaaaaagaaaataaagaaaaataagagaagcATTACAGGCAAAATGTTAATGGTTGAAAGTGAAGTAATCTAATCTCAAAGGCTGCAAGAACTAGTCTAACTTTACTGTTTTTGCATTAACGATTATACTCAAATGTACATTTCATGTAAATCAACTTCAGTGGAATACACAAGTTATAATTGGCTACATTAAAATCAGTGACATGGCTGTCCCTATGATTATTCATTATTCAAAATGTAtcaaattatacaacagttagttccgacctcacaatctgattggttgagaagtgttctagccgtgctgatatttgtgataacatcacagccttcttacactaaacctgtatcactccgccgacgtgttgcagagtaacggcgtatatacacagcacagttttgaatcatcgcctccagcggcaccagcagcattagcttaccaCAGGctagcgctggctcgtctttcgtggaaaaaagggaaagaaaatcactcgTCTAATGCTGTCTGACAGCCAGAGCGTGAATcaaccaggctaggctaagctaagttaatgctgggctaaagcaagctacactaacctaaccacagtccagctggctagctaaaaccaacacgacCCGGCAaaacaattttgatttcaagctaactttcgtgatGTTTGTATaaagtctgtataaaccatacaccgttttgtagttaagtttcagttctgtgttgttgtggaactactttttggcggaaggcacagtccatattaaagcatattcattctgaatttcttaaagttctttgatttattttctttattcattttgtaaaaaaaaaaagttgtataaaaGCACGGCATATAGAACGTGACGGCAAAAGCAATAGCAACGGCACGAGCTAAAAATCACAGCCGTGATTAAACATAGCTCTACTGATTAaacattaaatcactaaatatatactataaaggACTACATAAAAAGCTACACTCACAGAATTTGAAGGCTCTGGACAGATGCGTAGAACAGGTGTGTGTAGACTATCTAAGGATAGATTACAAGCAAAATCACTCAGATAGTCTCGTTCCTTTATCTTCCATGTACTGATTATTACAAGTGATtttgattattaattataaaaaaagatatagtCGTCCTAAAAGGGTGGGTAAGGGCCTCCCAAATCACATTTAAGGGATTAAATAGACACCCTTATCCCTTAAACAGTGCTTTGttgttacttcaaaatatccatagctagtttatagactaggatcaagatacacggagcttgatcatgtttagaatcCTATGagaattattttctttattattattttttttatgattagtttaggaactcttttaAAAGATGAGTCTGAAGACAGTTGAAGACtctgagtgactctgctgttctgacacccagtgtcACCACCTTgattctagatagatagatagatagatagatagatagatagatagatagatagatagatagatagatagatagatagatagatactttattgatccccggagctggtctgtttttggctttgtaagccagagtcagggttttgaatttgatgagggcagcaacaggaagccagAGGAAGGAACGTAgtaaaggagtcacatgactgaacttcggaagattgaagatgaGTCATGCTGCTGATTCTAAACTAGTTGCAggggtttggtggctcgcagaggaagaccagccagtagagagttacagtagtcaagtcttgagatgacaagagactgcacaagcacctgatggcttcctgagacagaaacggtcgaattctttggattttgtacaggagaaatctgcatgaccgagtcagatttgcaacatgGCTCCTTCAATATGTTTTTACACAGGAATTATTTTCATTGATGACAATATCAGTAATAAACatgccattacattacattacatttagcagatgcttttgTAGAAAGTGATTAACAGATTACGATTTACAGAGTACATGCCCTACACCACATATTTTTAACAATAACAAATCTCAAAAATAATCAATTATGAAAAACGAAAAACAATTATATGAAAACTATGGTAAAAATCAGCAAAGAAATCCTTTAAGCCAAATTAATGTGTGAAACATCAAAGCAACAAAGCTGTTATCAGCTTCAACATGGTATTGGAGTTAAATGGAGAAGCCTTCTGCTGATTAACTCAGATATaagctccttcttcttcctctgtgAATCCACTCTCAACAGCTGCTTTAATACTCTTCACAACTTCTGGATCGGCTTCAGGAAGAATAGCCAGCAGCTCTTTATCGATCTTCTCCAGTCTTGCGTTGGTCTTCCTTTCAAACTCATCCTTATTCTTACGGACGAGACGCAAAATGCCTTTTTGGGCTTCATCGCAGGAGTTCTGAAGCTGCAGGCGTTCCTGTTCAAACTCTGGCTTTTCCTTATCCATGGCCATAAGTTTCCCCAGTGAGCTGACCCGATCCATCAGGTACTTCTCAGAGACGTCAGTGTAGGTTGCAGAGATCATGTGGACGAGGCTGGCGATGTTAGTGGCCTGAAAGGCTTGATTGTAGAGCAGATCTTTGGAAAAGAGCTTTGAGTTGTAGGAGAGAGATTGAGTCTTCTCAGCTGTGGAGACAAAATTTTTGAGAGTTCTGGTCAGACTGGTTTTCACGATGTTAGACACCATCTGAAAGAAACGCACCATCTTCTCCCACTGCTCCTTCACCCTCCCCATCGCATCCATCCCTTTAACCAGCATCTGTATGGTGGTGTTGAAGTCTATCTCTTTGACTTCACAGTTTCTCAGGCTGATCAGGATTTCAGTCAGTTCTTTTTGGTTCTTCTCCATGTTCTCTACACTCTTCTCATAGGATCCTCTGGTGTTGTTGAGTTGAGCCCGGCTCTGCTCTATGCGGAACCTGGCGTTCTCGGTTGCCCTTAGTGAAGCACTTTTCTTCTCAGATTGACTTTCTTCTTTAAACATCATTGGTGGTTTTGGAGCCAGAGAAGGGGATTTTGTAACATCTTTGCTCTTGGAGTCAAAGGCTTGAGCTGATTCAGTCAGGTTTCTGATTTTCTGGATCAGCTGCTTTGTTTTAGCTTCTTCACATTTTCCCTCTGGTGCATATGTTGCCATTTCATCACAGATGGCAATGGCCTCTTTACATATCTCTTGGGCACGCTTCTTTGCATTGCAGGTTGGGTTTTTTTGTAAACTGCTGTTGATTCTTATAAACTGTTTTTTCAGAAATGTTGTATTGGCAGTTTTCTTCTTCTGATCATACAGATTTTTCCAGTCAATGTCATTCTGCTGCACAAACTGCTGAATCCTCTCTGCCCATTTCAGGATTTCTGCAGACTTGCTGTAGATGTTTATTTTATCAACTCCATCTGCATCTGAGTCTTTACATTTTTTCACATCTTTGAATGACACTAGATTTGTAAGTTTTAAAGTGTTACGCATTAGGTTCACTGGACAAGCAATTACAGACGTCATTCCTGTAACGATATTTGAGATGCTTTCAGTCATGGCTTCAGCAATATCCATACCAATCATGTCCCATCCACTGGGTAGGGAATCCATTGCTGCTTTGTAGCCTTCTTGTGCTTCATCCAGTGCCTTTTCCATGGCTTTTAATGCCTTTTCAGAGCGTTTAACAGCTTCGTCTGATGTCTGTTTTCTCATTTTGTTCTCCTCtagttttttc
Proteins encoded in this window:
- the LOC103031890 gene encoding uncharacterized protein LOC103031890, which translates into the protein MASQIVKTTQSLTTAEDMRNQTKLVMQPYANWEEYLTPAPLSIAILGELVFISSQTDFSINKNPPKSGYKHIKYPDSFRACLMQVCNSGWWAFNEAHKNMDQIRLHTMTVPDHMKSAVKILFQGNDEVVQAHLPDQLENIRVIADECLALAGSTEQRFTDVINIIQELLEACINAQHFYGEELEEIKKKLEENKMRKQTSDEAVKRSEKALKAMEKALDEAQEGYKAAMDSLPSGWDMIGMDIAEAMTESISNIVTGMTSVIACPVNLMRNTLKLTNLVSFKDVKKCKDSDADGVDKINIYSKSAEILKWAERIQQFVQQNDIDWKNLYDQKKKTANTTFLKKQFIRINSSLQKNPTCNAKKRAQEICKEAIAICDEMATYAPEGKCEEAKTKQLIQKIRNLTESAQAFDSKSKDVTKSPSLAPKPPMMFKEESQSEKKSASLRATENARFRIEQSRAQLNNTRGSYEKSVENMEKNQKELTEILISLRNCEVKEIDFNTTIQMLVKGMDAMGRVKEQWEKMVRFFQMVSNIVKTSLTRTLKNFVSTAEKTQSLSYNSKLFSKDLLYNQAFQATNIASLVHMISATYTDVSEKYLMDRVSSLGKLMAMDKEKPEFEQERLQLQNSCDEAQKGILRLVRKNKDEFERKTNARLEKIDKELLAILPEADPEVVKSIKAAVESGFTEEEEGAYI